The Streptomyces sp. Alt3 genome has a segment encoding these proteins:
- a CDS encoding adenosylmethionine--8-amino-7-oxononanoate transaminase, whose protein sequence is MPDRIGPAELRALDRAHVWHPYGPMPGRQEPLVVESASGVRLRLAQPAHGQLELVDGMSSWWSAVHGYNHPVLNDAARGQLDRMSHVMFGGLTHEPAVRLATRLVEITPEPLQHVFLADSGSVSVEVAVKMCLQYWRSAGRPAKRRLLTWRGGYHGDTWQPMSVCDPEGGMHELWSGSLPRQVFADAPPDGFDAAPDDAYVRHLRELVAAHADELAAVIVEPVVQGAGGMRFHSPTYLRVLREACDEHDVLLVFDEIATGFGRTGQLFAAGHAGVSPDVMCVGKALTGGYLTLAATLCTSRVAEGISSGDVPVLAHGPTFMGNPLASAVACASVDLLLGQDWELEVKRIGAGLRRGLAEAAGVPGVRDVRVLGAIGVVQLDHEVDMAAATRAAVREGVWLRPFRDLVYTMPPYVTGDDDVARICRAVCAAAKEG, encoded by the coding sequence ATGCCTGACCGGATCGGCCCGGCGGAACTCCGCGCCCTGGACAGGGCCCACGTCTGGCACCCCTACGGCCCGATGCCGGGCCGGCAGGAGCCGCTGGTCGTGGAGTCGGCGTCGGGGGTACGTCTGCGGCTCGCCCAACCCGCCCACGGTCAGCTCGAACTGGTGGACGGCATGTCGTCCTGGTGGTCGGCGGTCCACGGTTACAACCATCCGGTGCTCAACGATGCCGCACGCGGCCAGCTGGACCGGATGAGCCATGTGATGTTCGGCGGGCTCACGCACGAGCCCGCCGTCCGGCTGGCGACACGGCTGGTGGAGATCACTCCCGAGCCCCTCCAGCACGTCTTCCTCGCCGACTCGGGGTCGGTCTCCGTCGAGGTCGCGGTGAAGATGTGTCTGCAGTACTGGCGTTCGGCGGGGCGGCCCGCCAAGCGCCGGCTGCTGACGTGGCGCGGCGGGTACCACGGGGACACCTGGCAGCCCATGTCGGTGTGCGACCCCGAGGGCGGGATGCACGAGCTGTGGTCGGGTTCGCTCCCCCGGCAGGTCTTCGCGGACGCCCCGCCGGACGGCTTCGACGCCGCACCCGACGACGCCTACGTGAGGCATCTGCGCGAGCTGGTGGCCGCCCACGCCGACGAGCTGGCAGCGGTGATCGTGGAGCCCGTGGTGCAGGGTGCGGGCGGAATGCGTTTCCACTCCCCCACCTACCTGCGGGTGCTTCGTGAGGCGTGCGACGAGCACGACGTGCTGCTGGTGTTCGACGAGATCGCGACGGGGTTCGGCCGGACCGGGCAGTTGTTCGCGGCCGGGCACGCCGGGGTCTCCCCGGATGTCATGTGCGTCGGCAAGGCGCTGACCGGCGGGTATCTGACGCTGGCGGCGACGCTGTGCACCTCACGGGTGGCGGAGGGCATTTCGAGCGGCGACGTGCCGGTGCTGGCGCACGGTCCGACGTTCATGGGCAACCCACTGGCCTCGGCGGTCGCCTGCGCGTCCGTGGACCTCCTGCTGGGCCAGGACTGGGAGCTGGAGGTGAAGCGGATCGGCGCGGGACTGCGACGCGGGCTGGCGGAGGCCGCCGGCGTTCCGGGCGTACGCGATGTCCGGGTGCTGGGCGCCATCGGGGTCGTGCAGCTCGACCACGAGGTGGACATGGCGGCAGCGACACGGGCCGCGGTCCGCGAGGGCGTATGGCTGCGCCCGTTCCGTGATCTCGTGTACACGATGCCGCCCTATGTGACCGGCGACGACGATGTGGCACGGATCTGCCGGGCCGTGTGCGCCGCGGCGAAGGAGGGCTGA
- a CDS encoding 8-amino-7-oxononanoate synthase: protein MSYAPFDWIDDEARRRAAAGLVRTLRPRAAETELLDLASNDYLGLSRNPEVTAAAAAAARTWGAGATGSRLVTGSTALHAALEHELAAFCGFEAALVFSSGYAANLAALTALTGHDSLIVSDAGNHASIVDGCRLSRAATAVVPHADPEAVRKALRTHGGRALAVTDSVFSVDGDAAPLAGLAGVCREAGAPLVVDDAHGLGVLGEGGRGALAAAGLAGGEGIVATLTLSKSLGSQGGAVLGPARVIRHLVNTARTFIFDTGLAPAAAGAALGALRLLRREPERAERAGEVALELHGRLVAAGLTAVRPDAAVVSVRAPSAESAVRWAADCRAAGLAVGCFRPPSVPDGISRLRLTARADLTQEQIGAAVDTILTTAPLPVS from the coding sequence ATGTCCTACGCCCCCTTCGACTGGATCGACGACGAGGCCCGGCGCCGAGCCGCCGCCGGACTCGTCCGGACGCTGCGCCCCCGGGCCGCGGAGACGGAACTGCTGGACCTCGCCAGCAACGACTACCTGGGGCTGAGCCGCAACCCCGAAGTGACAGCAGCGGCAGCGGCGGCGGCACGGACCTGGGGCGCGGGTGCCACCGGGTCGCGGCTCGTCACCGGGTCCACCGCGCTGCACGCCGCACTCGAACACGAACTGGCCGCCTTCTGCGGGTTCGAGGCCGCCCTGGTGTTCTCCTCCGGCTACGCGGCGAACCTCGCCGCACTCACGGCGCTGACCGGACACGACTCGCTGATCGTCTCCGACGCGGGCAACCACGCCTCGATCGTGGACGGCTGCCGGCTCTCCCGGGCCGCCACCGCCGTCGTACCGCACGCGGACCCCGAGGCCGTACGGAAGGCGCTCCGGACGCACGGCGGGCGGGCGCTGGCCGTGACCGACTCCGTCTTCTCGGTGGACGGCGACGCCGCCCCGCTCGCCGGACTCGCCGGTGTCTGCCGCGAAGCGGGTGCGCCCCTCGTGGTCGACGACGCGCACGGACTCGGGGTGCTGGGCGAGGGCGGGCGCGGGGCGCTCGCGGCCGCCGGGCTCGCAGGCGGCGAGGGAATCGTGGCCACTCTCACGCTCTCCAAGTCGCTCGGCAGCCAGGGCGGAGCGGTCCTCGGCCCAGCCCGGGTCATCCGTCACCTGGTCAACACGGCCCGTACGTTCATCTTCGACACCGGACTCGCACCGGCGGCCGCCGGAGCGGCCCTGGGCGCGCTGCGTCTGCTGCGCCGCGAACCCGAACGCGCGGAGAGGGCAGGGGAGGTCGCCCTGGAACTGCACGGACGGCTGGTGGCGGCCGGCCTGACCGCCGTGCGTCCCGACGCCGCCGTCGTGTCGGTCCGTGCTCCCTCGGCCGAGTCGGCGGTGCGCTGGGCCGCCGACTGCCGTGCGGCGGGGCTCGCCGTGGGGTGCTTCCGGCCGCCTTCGGTGCCCGACGGGATCTCGCGGCTGAGGCTGACCGCCCGTGCCGACCTGACCCAGGAGCAGATCGGAGCGGCCGTGGACACGATCCTGACGACGGCGCCG
- the bioB gene encoding biotin synthase BioB encodes MDLLNTLVDKGLRRELPTRDEALAVLATSDDELLDVVAAAGKVRRQWFGRRVKLNYLVNLKSGLCPEDCSYCSQRLGSKAEILKYTWLKPDEARKAAAAGVAGGAKRVCLVASGRGPTDRDVDRVSQTIEAIKEQHEGVEVCACLGLLSEGQADRLRSAGADAYNHNLNTSEGTYGDITTTHTYADRVDTVQQAQAAGLSACSGLIAGMGETDADLVDVVFSLRALDPDSVPVNFLIPMEGTPLAKDWHLTPQRCLRILAMVRFVCPDVEVRLAGGREVHLRSMQPLALNLVNSIFLGDYLTTEGQSGQTDLDMIADAGFEVEGADTTTLPGHRAPAAADCGSHEGGASGTHEGGGCGSHVGGCAPCGEGAGAAAVPEPSEALTARNDLVAVRRRGAGTDLAPNA; translated from the coding sequence ATGGACCTGCTGAACACGCTGGTGGACAAAGGGCTGCGGCGCGAACTGCCGACCCGGGACGAAGCGCTCGCCGTACTGGCGACCTCCGACGACGAACTGCTCGACGTGGTGGCCGCGGCCGGAAAGGTGCGCCGCCAGTGGTTCGGCCGGCGCGTCAAACTCAACTACCTGGTGAACCTGAAGTCCGGGCTCTGCCCCGAGGACTGCTCGTACTGCTCGCAGCGTCTCGGCTCCAAGGCCGAGATCCTCAAGTACACCTGGCTGAAGCCCGACGAGGCGCGGAAGGCCGCCGCCGCGGGCGTGGCCGGCGGCGCCAAGCGGGTGTGCCTGGTGGCCAGCGGCCGGGGGCCGACCGACCGCGACGTCGACCGGGTGTCGCAGACGATCGAGGCCATCAAGGAGCAGCACGAGGGCGTCGAGGTGTGTGCCTGCCTGGGTCTGCTGTCGGAGGGCCAGGCCGACCGGCTGAGGTCGGCGGGGGCCGACGCGTACAACCACAACCTCAACACCTCGGAGGGGACGTACGGGGACATCACGACCACGCACACGTACGCCGACCGGGTGGACACCGTCCAGCAGGCGCAGGCCGCCGGACTCTCGGCGTGCTCCGGGCTGATCGCGGGGATGGGCGAGACCGACGCCGACCTGGTGGACGTCGTGTTCTCCCTGCGTGCGCTGGATCCCGACTCGGTGCCGGTGAACTTCCTGATCCCCATGGAGGGGACACCGCTCGCGAAGGACTGGCATCTGACTCCGCAGCGGTGCCTGCGCATCCTGGCGATGGTCAGGTTCGTCTGCCCGGACGTCGAGGTGCGGCTCGCGGGCGGTCGCGAGGTCCATCTGCGCTCGATGCAGCCGCTCGCCCTGAACCTGGTCAATTCCATCTTCCTCGGTGACTATCTGACCACTGAGGGCCAGTCGGGCCAGACCGATCTCGACATGATCGCGGACGCCGGTTTCGAGGTCGAGGGAGCGGACACCACCACCCTCCCCGGGCACCGCGCCCCCGCGGCCGCGGACTGCGGCTCGCACGAGGGCGGCGCTTCCGGTACTCACGAGGGCGGCGGGTGCGGCTCGCACGTCGGCGGCTGCGCTCCGTGCGGCGAGGGCGCCGGTGCGGCTGCCGTTCCGGAGCCGTCGGAGGCCCTGACTGCGCGCAACGACCTGGTGGCGGTCCGCCGCCGAGGCGCCGGGACGGACCTCGCACCCAATGCCTGA
- the bioD gene encoding dethiobiotin synthase: protein MTILVVTGTGTEIGKTIVTAAVAAAYRGLRVAVLKPAQTGLAPGEPGDAAEVARLAGAHVTAVELARFPDPLAPGTAARRAGLAPVRPYEIAEAAQKLTTEHDLVLVEGAGGLLVRYDEEGATLADAARLMEAPLLVVAPAGLGTLNATALTTEALRTRGLSCTGVVVGSMPADPDLASRCNIDDLPVAAGAPLLGAVPAGAGALEPADFRARARSWLAPELGGDRPAG from the coding sequence ATGACGATCCTCGTGGTGACCGGCACGGGCACCGAGATCGGCAAGACGATCGTGACCGCGGCGGTGGCGGCGGCGTACCGGGGCCTCCGGGTCGCGGTGCTCAAGCCGGCCCAGACGGGGCTCGCCCCGGGCGAACCGGGGGATGCCGCCGAGGTGGCGCGCCTCGCGGGCGCGCATGTCACGGCGGTAGAACTGGCCCGTTTCCCGGATCCGTTGGCGCCCGGGACGGCGGCACGCCGAGCCGGCCTCGCACCCGTACGCCCGTACGAGATCGCCGAGGCCGCCCAGAAGCTGACGACGGAGCACGACCTCGTGCTGGTCGAGGGCGCGGGCGGGCTCCTCGTGCGCTACGACGAGGAGGGGGCCACGCTCGCGGACGCCGCACGGCTGATGGAGGCGCCCTTGCTGGTGGTGGCACCCGCGGGTCTCGGAACCCTCAACGCCACCGCGCTGACGACGGAGGCCCTGCGGACCCGGGGGCTCTCCTGTACCGGAGTCGTGGTGGGGAGCATGCCGGCCGATCCGGACCTGGCCTCGCGGTGCAACATCGACGACCTTCCGGTCGCGGCGGGCGCCCCGCTGCTGGGCGCGGTGCCGGCCGGGGCCGGAGCGCTGGAACCGGCCGACTTCCGGGCCCGGGCGAGGAGTTGGCTGGCACCCGAACTGGGCGGGGACCGTCCCGCCGGCTGA